The Drosophila biarmipes strain raj3 chromosome 2L, RU_DBia_V1.1, whole genome shotgun sequence genome has a window encoding:
- the LOC122817898 gene encoding histone H2B, with protein MPPKTSGKAAKKAGKAQKNITKSDKKKKRKRKESYAIYIYKVLKQVHPDTGISSKAMSIMNSFVNDIFERIAAEASRLAHYNKRSTITSREIQTAVRLLLPGELAKHAVSEGTKAVTKYTSSK; from the coding sequence atgccgccgaaaactagtggaaaggcagccaagaaggctggcaaagcccagaagaacatcaccaagagcgacaagaagaagaagcgcaagaggaaggagagctacgccatctacatttacaaggtcctgaagcaggtccaccccgacacgggcatttcgtcgaaggcgatgagcatcatgaacagctttgtgaatgatatcttcgaacgcattgctgccgaggcttctcgtctggctcactacaacaagcgctcgactatcaccagtcgggagatccaaacggctgttcgcctacttctgcccggagagttggcgaagcacgccgtcagtgagggaaccaaggctgtcaccaagtacaccagctccaagtaa